The following proteins are co-located in the Plasmodium brasilianum strain Bolivian I chromosome 11, whole genome shotgun sequence genome:
- a CDS encoding regulator of chromosome condensation translates to MPNFFKLKKSKEENVLQPKLVTKAIISSDFIKKLPKYEDKRTIIYYWGKRVINENDDTPEHLPTIYTELSSVKIKEISCNKTCALFLSNAGNMYSFGKGLHGELGQGNLIVYNVQPSLIESVNNIKQIACGYNHSLCLSNDNILYSWGHGNYNGLKCNFDKFVPTVLNIIEYGDVIETTLNALSHLINNYEKCERKKKVCTQIYAKYNQSIAVCDNNTSMYIWGETYNNYLKYIPTFFYKFESNKIKQIAMGKNFAILLLINGELYGWGDGTYGELCRRSFDYEGGCYCIYPEQLILRDANNKKLPNINKVSAGARHVLLITEDEHVWSFGDKISGQCGISGFQNIVTTPKFVELHENNQKAKKVFCGERHSACINKFNQLYMWGHSAHHKLIFTACSDFLLNQNVQPGISIQSGLKQKFNKATLIYSMLHQKVTNAYLGDDFTIVVVGGETCEKLKQGDQYSDKTFYSVQEESAYVST, encoded by the coding sequence ATgccaaatttttttaaattaaaaaagtccAAAGAAGAAAATGTGTTACAACCAAAATTAGTAACAAAAGCTATAATTTCCTCcgattttatcaaaaaattaccaaaatatgaagataaaagaacgataatatattattgggGAAAAAGggttataaatgaaaatgatgataCACCTGAACATTTACCAACCATATATACTGAACTGAGTAGCGTAAAAATTAAGGAAATCAGTTGTAATAAAACAtgtgctttatttttaagcaATGCAGGAAATATGTATTCATTTGGAAAAGGATTACATGGAGAATTAGGACAAGGtaatttaattgtttataatGTACAACCTTCACTTATTGAATcagttaataatataaagcaAATAGCTTGTGGTTATAATCACTCTCTTTGTTTATCAAATGataatattctttattcATGGGGGCATGGAAATTATAATGGGCTAAAATGtaattttgataaatttGTACCAactgttttaaatataatagaatATGGAGATGTAATTGAAACAACATTAAATGCTTTGtctcatttaataaataattatgaaaaatgtgaaagaaaaaaaaaagtatgtaCACAAATTTATGCAAAATATAATCAAAGTATAGCTGTTTGTGATAATAATActtctatgtatatatggggagaaacatataataattatttgaaatatattcctacctttttttataaatttgaatctaataaaataaaacaaatagcGATGGGCAAAAattttgctattttattattaataaatggtGAATTATATGGATGGGGAGATGGCACATATGGAGAGTTATGCAGACGTTCATTTGATTATGAAGGGGGGTGTTATTGTATTTATCCTGAACAGTTAATATTAAGAGAtgctaataataaaaagttaccaaatattaataaagtaAGTGCAGGTGCAAGGCATGTATTGTTGATAACTGAAGATGAACATGTATGGTCCTTTGGAGATAAAATATCAGGACAGTGTGGAATTTCTGgttttcaaaatattgtTACAACACCAAAATTTGTTGAATTACATGAAAATAATCAAAAAgctaaaaaagtattttgtGGAGAAAGACATTCAGcttgtataaataaattcaatCAACTGTACATGTGGGGTCATTCAGCACatcataaattaatttttactgCTTGTTcagattttttattaaatcaaAATGTACAGCCAGGTATTTCTATTCAATCAGGACTAAAGCAGAAGTTTAATAAAGCCACACTAATTTACTCTATGTTACATCAAAAGGTTACTAACGCATATTTAGGTGATGATTTTACAATTGTCGTTGTTGGGGGTGAAACATGTGAAAAACTTAAGCAAGGTGATCAGTACTCTGacaaaacattttattcTGTTCAAGAAGAAAGCGCATATGTTTCAACGTAG
- a CDS encoding mitochondrial import inner membrane translocase subunit TIM23 — translation MGDYLKTGTINYDLEILKKKPEKKLSFDKQNLYLQGYGRQWGEKLVYSVGLAYGSGLLLGGCCGLISGIMKGGKTKKLFLNSVLNSTSVMGPSVANQMASLTMIFYALNNMVKLFTKNDEIYNSSISGFLAGCIYKSSSNYRILGSYSILSSAVFSFIDYSFKKGYV, via the exons ATGGGtgattatttaaaaactggaacaataaattatgatttagaaatattaaaaaaaaaacctgaAAAGAAATTATCATTTGACAAGCAAAATTTATATCTACAAGGATATGGTAGACAATGGGGTGAAAAATTAGTATACAGTGTTGGATTAGCATATGGCTCAG GACTATTGTTAGGGGGATGTTGCGGCTTAATTAGTGGAATTATGAAAGgcggaaaaacaaaaaagctatttttaaattcagtTCTTAATTCTACGTCTGTTATGGGTCCAAGTGTTGCAAATCAAATGGCGTCATTGACAATGATTTTTTATGCCTTAAATAATATGGTAAagttatttacaaaaaacgACGAAATTTACAATTCTTCCATATCAGGTTTTTTAGCtgggtgtatatataaaagctCCTCAAACTACAGAATTTTAGGAAGTTACTCTATACTGTCGTCTGCTGTTTTTTCCTTCATAGATTATAGCTTTAAAAAGGGCTATGTATAG
- a CDS encoding ubiquitin-conjugating enzyme E2 → MNSTSRNSKELLRLQKELKDIENENVQEIDAHIKDSNIFEWVGFIKGPAGTPYEDGHFILDITIPNDYPYNPPKIKFNTKIWHPNISSQTGAICLDVLKNEWSPALTIRTALLSIQALLSDPQPDDPQDAEVAKMYKENYSLFLKTASVWTKTFATGPKLEPREVIIKKITEMGFTEDQAKNALIKADWNETLALNTLLENS, encoded by the exons ATGAATTCAACATCGCGAAATTCGAAGGAGTTATTGAGATTGCAAaag GAATTAAAAGACATTGAAAACGAAAATGTGCAGGAGATAGATGCACATATAAAAGATTCAAATATTTTCGAGTGGGTAGGTTTTATAAAGGGACCGGCGGGAACACCATATGAAGACGgtcattttattttggaCATAACTATACCTAATGATTATCCATACAATCCACCTAAA ATAAAATTTAACACTAAAATATGGCATCCGAATATTTCCAGTCAAACAGGTGCAATATGTTTGGacgttttaaaaaatgaatggagCCCTGCACTAACAATTAGAACAGCACTTTTGTCAATTCAAGCTCTGTTATCAGATCCACAACCTG ATGATCCTCAAGATGCGGAAGTAGCCAAAATGTACAAAGAGAATTATTcgctttttttaaaaacagcAAG TGTATGGACTAAAACATTTGCCACTGGCCCAAAATTAGAACCAAGAGAAGTTATA ATTAAAAAGATAACAGAAATGGGCTTTACGGAGGATCAAGCAAAG aATGCTTTGATCAAGGCAGATTGGAATGAGACTCTTGCGTTAAATACTTTGTTAGAGAATTCCTAA
- a CDS encoding DnaJ protein: protein MNYHKILGVTKNACKKTIREAYLKKVKLYHPDINKSSDATSKFKQIQEAYQALHNDDYSQKSYHSENPYSKSNKPEETKNKQNYNYSDDFSDFQRSFYEDVRKMRENERKEYHRRYSYNNYGYSMNDIFNKHPRDLKSHFKEKPILIYDSYGRAFLVDNHGRKFRASEFDKY from the exons atgaattatcataaaattttag GTGTAACAAAAAATGCCTGTAAGAAAACAATACGTGAAGCatacttaaaaaaagtaaaattatatcatCCTGATATAAACAAAAGTTCAGATGCTACATCAAAATTTAAACAGATTCAAGAAGCATATCAGGCCTTACATAATGACGATTACTCAC AAAAATCATACCACAGTGAGAACCCATATAGCAAAAGCAACAAACCAGAAGAGACaaagaataaacaaaattacaaCTATTCTGACGATTTTTCTGATTTTCAGAGATCATTTTACGAGGATGTTCGTAAAATGAgagaaaatgaaagaaaGGAATATCATAGA AGATactcatataataattacgGTTACTCCATGAATGATATTTTCAATAAACACCCGAGGGa TTTGAAGAGCCATTTTAAAGAGAAGcccatacttatatatgatTCGTATG GAAGAGCTTTTTTGGTAGACAATCATGGAAGAAAATTTAG aGCTTCCGAATTCGATAAATATTag
- a CDS encoding phosphatase 2A regulatory subunit-related protein encodes MNGSKSSSKAPVHNDKPTLNLKMLSSPFSERREMKEIKKFARFFLEGEIMREFLMDEDNWLFIQNVKIKLKENPNEIDSWLDHQLHKAKCNSGNSFNTDVIPPFHHIKKNIEYNSLKGEKESEKNYYSCNGIVKNIMSADSSVVHTTVDRVGELGKESIIIDKEEIIDREGIKGSDIINDLLAHKREKREQKRYQQEKQERQEQERQEQERQEQEKQEQERQEQERQEQEKHDQEKHVQQEQHQQRQRKVSSKMKIAYNNNDVKDTSNFCEMINKHKEQNHLNKKNIVPNNKEEPDMHVLSEPINDRLNSCISNEKDYIIKKRLNERESSGINTDSAFTCNSGANKNTMTMKYRHSVENVRTNDAFKQKQNNEINSYDSNKSIDLTNNREKKKKKEKNEITAVMYNYIVPDDSKKNFKKDNIDTDFISNDISRIDPVMHNNKYNVEKEKSEIHGGSENRSNIFSNMETNTLNDEITKNMKKEVEERISKDDLLHVSGGWMKNDIIEKQGSKRNKDGPPKKNKQGQLMLNQNKEMGDALIGVYENAHNNIHSNYKHNNVSNNDNNGSSNYNDDNNEDINEDINEDKNVDNNYDNNNYDDDDDNNNNNNNGCNNNNDSKDNNNNNKDSNDNKDSNDSNNNNGALGENNKIYLKSAKTHAEILIPKMTVKIGRLINEDTDIKLKKIFMVCNNKMYLESFENLIVVNFLKIGRYMSHTLFSRIEKVNEDFITYEDTRKYFCNRFIDGTKDPSYYNDDRYSSSFNKSKKDIHGENSSPPLCSIRENECRKKELSLDDMEDVVDITSNHKEEHIEVPYKKCSIVNFFNAIKGDNNKDYLEFKDFDIYLREVLRRNKSLQFLLEHAEFLERYIESVIVRIYYHIDINDTNKIYLNDLRKHDLAHIWCCLDDTIKVQHVRQYFSYSHFYVYYCTFCQTSSCKDMLIDDNDLYRFDNHSLNDFIVNRIWSRISMKLAGPNQKYMCLNDWIYFIMNYEDMTTNRSIEFWFKLIDLDADCVIRDHEIQVFFNIQMERLKSHYLEEPKFEDWLCQMNDAIQPSNEGNFTLSDFKKNKKYAAKFFGCLVSLSKLLAWESRDAHKELQIETEYPHWTPWEIFCKTKYDELCYNENESYYDDNFNSYDDYDSKNVYM; translated from the coding sequence atgaatggaaGCAAAAGCTCTTCAAAGGCGCCTGTACATAATGATAAGCCGACTTTGAATTTGAAAATGCTTTCTTCACCTTTTTCTGAAAGGAGGGAAatgaaggaaataaaaaagtttgctcgtttttttttagaaGGGGAAATAATGAGAGAATTTTTAATGGATGAAGATAATTGGCTGTTCAtacaaaatgtaaaaataaaattaaaagaaaatccTAATGAGATAGACAGTTGGTTAGATCATCAATTACACAAAGCTAAATGTAATTCAGGAAATTCCTTTAACACGGATGTAATACCACCATTTCatcatataaagaaaaacattGAATATAATAGTTTGAAAGGAGAGAAAGAATCTGAAAAGAATTACTATTCATGTAATGGTATTGTTAAAAACATTATGTCTGCTGATAGTAGTGTCGTACATACTACTGTGGATAGAGTGGGAGAATTAGGAAAAGAAAGCATAATAATTGATAAGGAAGAAATAATAGACAGAGAGGGTATAAAAGGTAGcgatataataaatgatcTCCTAGCACATAAACGGGAAAAAAGAGAGCAGAAAAGGTACCAACAAGAAAAACAAGAAAGACAAGAACAAGAAAGACAAGAACAAGAAAGACAAGAACAAGAAAAACAAGAACAAGAAAGACAAGAACAAGAAAGACAAGAACAAGAAAAACATGATCAAGAAAAACATGTTCAACAAGAACAACATCAACAACGACAAAGAAAAGTAAgtagtaaaatgaaaatagcatataataacaatgatGTGAAGGATACCTCTAATTTTTGtgaaatgataaataaacataaggAGCAAAAtcatttaaacaaaaaaaatattgtaccGAATAACAAAGAGGAGCCGGATATGCATGTACTAAGCGAACCAATAAATGACCGTTTAAACAGCTGTATAAGTAATGAAAAAGATTACATAATCAAGAAAAGACTAAATGAAAGGGAATCGAGTGGCATAAACACAGATTCTGCTTTTACTTGTAATTCAGGtgctaataaaaatacaatgaCCATGAAATATCGGCATAGTGTGGAAAATGTACGAACTAATGATGCATTTAAGCAAAAACAGAACAACGAGATTAATTCGTATGATAGTAACAAATCCATCGATTTGACTAATAacagggaaaaaaaaaaaaaaaaagaaaagaatgaaataaCTGCAgtaatgtataattatattgtaCCAGATGATagtaagaaaaattttaaaaaggataaCATTGACACAGATTTTATCAGCAATGATATTTCTCGTATTGACCCTGTTATGCATAACAATAAGTACAACgttgaaaaggaaaaaagtgAAATACATGGAGGAAGTGAAAACCGAAGCAACATATTTTCTAATATGGAAACTAACACActaaatgatgaaataactaaaaatatgaaaaaggaGGTAGAAGAGAGGATAAGTAAGGATGACCTTCTTCACGTAAGCGGTGGATGGatgaaaaatgatataattgAGAAACAGGGAAGTAAAAGGAATAAGGATGGAcccccaaaaaaaaataaacaaggACAGCTTATGTTAAACCAGAACAAGGAGATGGGAGACGCACTGATAGGAGTGTATGAAAATGcgcataataatatacacagtaattataaacataataatgttagtaataatgataataatggtagtagtaattataatgatgataataatgaagatATTAATGAAGATATTAATGAAGATAAAAATgttgataataattatgataataataattatgatgatgatgatgataataataataataacaataatggctgtaataacaataatgatagcaaagataataataataataataaggatAGCAATGATAATAAGGATAGCaatgatagtaataataataatggtgCACTaggtgaaaataataaaatatatttgaaaagtGCAAAGACGCATGCAGAAATTTTAATACCAAAGATGACAGTAAAAATTGGAAGGTTAATAAATGAAGACACAGatataaaactaaaaaagatatttatggtatgtaataataaaatgtatttagaatcctttgaaaatttaatagtagtaaattttttaaagatagGTAGATATATGAGTCATACCTTGTTTTCTCGAATTGAGAAAGTAAATGAAGATTTTATAACATATGAAGATACAAGAAAATATTTCTGTAATCGTTTTATTGATGGAACAAAGGATCCAAGTTATTACAATGATGATAGATATAGTAGctcatttaataaaagtaaaaaggaTATACATGGTGAGAATAGTTCTCCTCCGTTATGTAGTATAAGAGAAAATGAATGtaggaaaaaagaattatctTTGGATGATATGGAAGATGTAGTAGATATAACGTCAAATCATAAAGAAGAGCATATAGAAGTGCCTTACAAAAAATGCTctattgtaaatttttttaatgcaaTAAAAGgggataataataaagactACCTAGAATTCAAagattttgatatatatctAAGGGAAGTATTAAGAAGGAATAAATCGTTACAGTTTTTATTAGAACATGCAGAGTTTTTAGAAAGATATATAGAATCTGTAATAGTTAGAATATACTAtcatatagatataaatgatacgaataaaatatatttaaatgatttGAGAAAACATGATTTAGCTCATATATGGTGTTGTCTAGATGATACAATAAAAGTTCAGCATGTAAGACAGTATTTTAGTTATTCTCATTTTTATGTGTACTATTGTACTTTCTGTCAGACTAGTAGTTGTAAAGATATGTTAATAGATGACAATGATTTATATCGGTTTGACAATCACTCATTAAATGATTTTATAGTTAATAGAATATGGTCAAGGATATCAATGAAATTAGCAGGACCtaatcaaaaatatatgtgcttAAATGACtggatatattttattatgaattatGAAGATATGACTACTAACAGATCTATAGAATTTTGGTTTAAATTAATTGATTTAGATGCTGACTGTGTAATAAGAGATCATGAAATTcaagtattttttaatatacaaatgGAAAGATTAAAATCCCATTATTTAGAGGAACCCAAATTTGAAGATTGGTTATGTCAAATGAATGATGCTATTCAACCATCAAATGAAGGAAATTTTACTCTATccgattttaaaaaaaataaaaaatatgctgCTAAATTCTTTGGATGTTTAGTTAGTTTATCCAAATTATTAGCATGGGAGAGTAGAGATGCCCACAAAGAACTACAAATTGAAACGGAGTATCCTCATTGGACGCCTTGggaaattttttgtaaaacgAAATATGATGAATTGtgttataatgaaaatgaaagtTACTATGATGACAATTTTAACTCCTACGACGACTATGACTCAAaaaatgtgtacatgtaG